The following proteins are co-located in the Actinomycetes bacterium genome:
- the mreD gene encoding rod shape-determining protein MreD gives MVAARIALAAALLLVAIVVETVVLGPLRLPGATPDVVLVVVIAFAMATDSASGALMGFAGGVLLDVSPPADGTVGRWALVLTLAGWAAGKYRIRSEAGPLTPLLLVALIVPAALVGYAGLGLLLGDPRVSGKGIVSAVPFATLYDVVLAALLVPAIAALVRRTRRATGPAASRW, from the coding sequence ATGGTCGCCGCGCGCATCGCGCTCGCCGCAGCCCTGCTGCTCGTGGCCATCGTCGTCGAGACGGTGGTGCTGGGCCCGCTGCGACTGCCCGGGGCCACCCCGGACGTCGTGCTGGTCGTCGTCATCGCGTTCGCGATGGCCACGGACTCCGCGAGCGGGGCGCTCATGGGCTTCGCCGGCGGGGTCCTGCTCGACGTCTCCCCCCCGGCGGACGGGACGGTGGGGCGCTGGGCCCTCGTGCTGACGCTCGCGGGATGGGCGGCGGGGAAGTACCGGATCCGGTCCGAGGCGGGCCCTCTCACGCCGCTGCTGCTCGTTGCCCTCATCGTGCCGGCCGCGCTCGTCGGCTACGCGGGTCTCGGACTCCTCCTGGGCGACCCCCGGGTCAGCGGCAAGGGGATCGTGTCGGCGGTGCCCTTCGCGACGCTCTACGATGTCGTGCTGGCTGCGCTCCTGGTTCCAGCAATCGCAGCACTCGTCCGCCGGACAAGACGAGCCACCGGTCCTGCCGCGTCCCGCTGGTGA
- the mreC gene encoding rod shape-determining protein MreC: MRDDRRTRVVLGLLLLASFTLITLDLRGGSALPSGLRNGISGVVGPVQNATVTITRPVGDFFHRMTHDDSATIDRLTRENQALQRQLLTTQDAQRRAAELDAMLKVSSLGQYTLIPARVIAVGAAQGFDFTVEIDAGTKDGITPDMTVLNGQGLVGRVKYVTRDTATVVLLIDPDSGVGVRLEGTGQIGLLSGQGKRPMQLVVQNSGHVLRVGERLVTLGSVNDKPYVPGVPVGQITAVTSVVGSADQVASVEPFVDVTSLDLVGVVVKPPPRDPRDAVLAALPSPSPSASPSASASPSTSSSPSVSQSGSRPSSSGSRS; the protein is encoded by the coding sequence ATGAGGGACGACCGTCGAACACGGGTCGTGCTGGGGCTGCTGCTGCTCGCGTCGTTCACGCTCATCACCCTCGACCTGCGCGGCGGCAGCGCGCTGCCCTCCGGCCTGCGCAACGGGATCTCCGGCGTCGTCGGACCGGTCCAGAACGCGACGGTGACGATCACCCGGCCGGTCGGCGACTTCTTCCACCGGATGACCCACGACGACAGCGCGACGATCGACCGGCTCACCCGTGAGAACCAGGCGTTGCAGCGTCAGCTGCTCACCACGCAGGACGCCCAGCGCCGGGCGGCAGAGCTCGACGCGATGCTCAAGGTCTCCAGCCTCGGTCAGTACACGCTGATCCCCGCTCGCGTCATCGCGGTGGGGGCGGCCCAGGGCTTCGACTTCACCGTGGAGATCGACGCGGGCACCAAGGACGGGATCACCCCCGACATGACGGTGCTGAACGGCCAGGGCCTGGTCGGACGCGTGAAGTACGTCACTCGTGACACGGCCACCGTCGTCCTGCTCATCGACCCCGACAGCGGGGTGGGCGTGCGGCTGGAGGGCACCGGTCAGATCGGGCTGCTCAGCGGCCAGGGCAAGCGGCCCATGCAGCTGGTCGTGCAGAACTCCGGCCACGTGCTGCGGGTCGGGGAGCGGCTGGTCACCCTGGGGTCGGTCAACGACAAGCCGTACGTCCCGGGGGTCCCGGTGGGCCAGATCACCGCGGTGACCAGCGTCGTGGGCTCGGCCGACCAGGTGGCCAGCGTGGAGCCGTTCGTGGACGTGACCTCCCTCGACCTCGTCGGGGTGGTCGTCAAGCCGCCCCCGCGCGACCCGCGGGACGCCGTGCTCGCCGCGCTCCCCTCGCCCTCGCCCTCGGCGAGCCCGTCGGCGTCCGCCAGCCCATCGACCTCGAGTTCACCTTCAGTCTCCCAGTCGGGAAGCCGTCCGTCGTCGTCGGGCTCGCGGAGCTGA